From Virgibacillus ihumii, the proteins below share one genomic window:
- a CDS encoding PadR family transcriptional regulator: MSDKWLFQLKKGSYELAILLLLNTRPMYGYEITQQLKDTGELSIAGGAIYPILKRMHKYKMIDFYWKESEKGPSKKYYYINNNGIRTLKARMLKYHNLYHALCSLEKKGEFNVDSKML, from the coding sequence ATGAGTGACAAATGGCTTTTCCAATTAAAAAAAGGCAGCTATGAATTGGCCATTTTACTTTTACTGAATACAAGGCCAATGTATGGATATGAGATTACACAACAATTAAAAGATACGGGCGAGTTATCTATTGCCGGGGGAGCAATTTATCCAATTTTAAAGCGTATGCACAAATATAAAATGATTGACTTCTACTGGAAAGAGTCGGAAAAAGGTCCATCCAAAAAATATTATTATATCAACAACAATGGAATTCGTACGTTGAAAGCAAGGATGCTTAAATACCATAATCTATACCATGCATTATGTTCCTTGGAAAAAAAGGGTGAATTTAATGTTGATTCAAAAATGCTATGA
- a CDS encoding N-acetyltransferase, which produces MQSRDRMFTIVKSDKVVDIDVRRQMSKIFAEGFSEWLDYFSKDKSKIANAFAHMFVLDQFYVAIANNKVAGMAACTDGKTLSIRLNKKELRKHLGFLKGSIAGIVLKKEWEAPFENFPPNSGSIEFVGTAIEFRGNGVASQIIRHILENDQYNDYVIEEVADTNIPAVELYIKLGFEEYKRKALSEKIAQKSGINHYLSFKYSKSKDG; this is translated from the coding sequence ATGCAATCAAGAGATAGAATGTTTACTATTGTAAAATCGGATAAGGTTGTTGATATAGATGTAAGAAGGCAGATGTCTAAAATTTTTGCGGAAGGATTCTCAGAGTGGCTTGACTATTTTTCCAAGGACAAAAGTAAAATTGCGAATGCCTTTGCGCACATGTTTGTTTTGGATCAATTTTATGTGGCTATAGCAAATAATAAAGTTGCTGGAATGGCTGCATGTACCGATGGTAAAACGTTATCGATACGACTTAATAAAAAAGAGCTGAGAAAGCATTTAGGCTTTTTAAAAGGTAGCATTGCCGGGATCGTTTTAAAAAAAGAGTGGGAAGCCCCTTTTGAAAATTTTCCTCCCAATTCGGGTTCGATTGAATTTGTCGGAACAGCTATCGAATTTAGAGGGAATGGTGTGGCATCGCAAATTATACGACATATTCTTGAAAATGATCAGTACAATGATTACGTAATTGAAGAGGTTGCCGATACGAATATTCCTGCCGTAGAATTATATATAAAGTTGGGTTTTGAAGAATATAAAAGGAAGGCACTTTCGGAAAAGATCGCCCAGAAAAGTGGTATCAATCATTACTTGTCCTTTAAATATTCGAAAAGTAAGGATGGATAA
- a CDS encoding TerC family protein, whose product MDSSLILEYAWTLLILIGLEGLLSADNALVLAVIAKHLPDKQKKRAIDLGIYLAFVFRFAAIFLITFIADIWQVQAIGAAYLIYLGGKHVYKNVFSSEEDDSGEEANKPGSGFWPTVAKIGIADIAFAIDSILAAVALAVTLPNTPLPKFGGMDGGKFAIIVLASVAGLILIKFAANWFVKLLDVRPGLETTAYLIVAWVGVKLAVITLAHKDVGVLPAHFPHSTVWTIIFWAILLGIAVIGWFVSGKTDAKKRANDASTS is encoded by the coding sequence GTGGATTCTTCACTAATTCTGGAATATGCGTGGACGTTATTGATACTAATAGGCTTAGAGGGCCTGTTGTCAGCTGATAACGCACTTGTGTTGGCAGTTATTGCGAAACATCTGCCGGATAAACAGAAAAAACGTGCAATCGATCTTGGGATTTATTTGGCTTTCGTTTTTCGGTTTGCTGCCATATTTCTTATAACGTTTATTGCAGATATCTGGCAGGTACAAGCCATCGGTGCAGCATATCTTATTTATTTGGGCGGAAAACATGTTTATAAAAACGTATTCAGTTCAGAAGAGGATGACAGCGGTGAAGAGGCGAACAAGCCTGGCTCAGGTTTCTGGCCAACTGTAGCAAAAATCGGAATTGCTGATATTGCGTTTGCGATTGATTCAATCCTTGCTGCTGTTGCACTTGCTGTAACTTTACCTAATACACCATTACCCAAATTCGGTGGGATGGACGGTGGAAAATTCGCCATTATTGTCCTGGCCAGTGTGGCAGGACTGATACTAATTAAGTTTGCTGCTAACTGGTTTGTAAAACTTCTTGACGTACGTCCCGGATTGGAGACAACTGCATACTTGATTGTTGCGTGGGTTGGTGTCAAACTTGCTGTCATTACACTTGCACATAAAGATGTTGGTGTTTTACCTGCACATTTTCCACATTCTACCGTCTGGACGATAATTTTCTGGGCAATCCTGCTTGGCATTGCTGTAATAGGATGGTTTGTATCCGGTAAAACAGATGCGAAGAAAAGAGCAAATGATGCATCAACTTCCTGA
- a CDS encoding amidase translates to MLSKEWASKSVEELAPLIKDRTISPVEVTKAVLDQAEATQKTVNSYINIYREDALEEAEKAETEINNGVYRGMYHGIPMGIKDIIYMKDKVTTMASKIHKEFVSDFDATVISKLREAGVVFTGKVSLHEYAWGITNNNPHYGPVKNPWNPDKIPGGSSGGSGAALAADATIASLGTDTAGSIRIPSSACGTVGLKQTFGRVSKYGVYPLAWTLDHVGPMTKTVKDAAGLLEIIAGFDKNDPTTVNVPVDNYLEQVTGNVKDLVIGVNEEYFFNRVDSGIEKLVRDGIQKLVDQGAKVQEVKIPALQYAEWAELITSLSEASAIHHSDLQTRPQDFGNDIRMLFEMGELPSAVDYLQAQQVRRQLKQDFQKAFEQVDILIAPTLPVPPNDIGDDFADLNGEKVDVIDNIIRFMGPENLTGLPALSVPCGFSKGLPVGMQFIGPAFKEGRILNAGYALESTNPMQGRKPEILEKA, encoded by the coding sequence ATGTTGAGTAAGGAATGGGCATCCAAATCAGTCGAGGAATTGGCCCCGCTTATTAAAGACAGAACAATTTCGCCTGTGGAAGTTACCAAAGCAGTGTTGGATCAGGCAGAAGCCACCCAGAAGACAGTTAATTCATACATCAACATATATAGGGAAGACGCACTGGAAGAAGCGGAAAAGGCAGAAACAGAAATTAACAATGGGGTTTATCGCGGCATGTACCATGGGATTCCAATGGGCATCAAGGATATTATTTACATGAAAGACAAGGTAACAACCATGGCCTCAAAAATCCATAAAGAATTCGTATCCGATTTCGATGCAACGGTCATTTCCAAATTACGGGAGGCGGGGGTTGTTTTCACAGGTAAAGTAAGCTTGCATGAATATGCTTGGGGAATAACCAACAATAACCCGCATTACGGACCGGTAAAAAACCCGTGGAATCCGGATAAAATACCGGGAGGTTCGAGTGGCGGGTCCGGCGCAGCCCTTGCAGCTGATGCAACTATTGCATCACTGGGGACAGATACCGCTGGTTCCATCCGAATACCTTCATCTGCCTGTGGAACGGTCGGATTAAAACAAACGTTCGGACGAGTCAGCAAATATGGAGTTTATCCATTGGCATGGACACTTGACCATGTTGGGCCAATGACGAAAACAGTGAAAGACGCGGCAGGGCTGCTGGAGATTATTGCCGGATTTGATAAAAATGATCCAACTACCGTAAATGTTCCAGTTGATAATTATCTGGAACAAGTTACAGGTAACGTGAAGGATCTTGTTATCGGTGTGAACGAGGAATATTTCTTTAACCGGGTGGATTCCGGTATTGAAAAACTGGTCCGCGATGGCATTCAGAAACTGGTTGACCAGGGGGCAAAAGTGCAGGAAGTCAAAATACCGGCACTGCAGTATGCCGAATGGGCGGAACTCATCACCTCACTTTCCGAAGCATCGGCTATACACCACAGTGATCTGCAGACAAGGCCACAGGATTTCGGCAATGACATCCGTATGTTGTTTGAGATGGGCGAACTGCCATCAGCCGTAGATTATCTGCAGGCTCAGCAGGTGAGGCGACAGTTGAAACAGGATTTCCAAAAAGCTTTCGAGCAGGTGGATATCCTTATAGCCCCTACATTGCCCGTCCCTCCAAATGATATTGGTGATGATTTCGCCGACTTAAACGGGGAAAAAGTGGATGTGATTGACAATATCATACGGTTTATGGGACCGGAAAATCTGACAGGACTGCCGGCATTGTCCGTCCCATGTGGCTTCAGTAAAGGACTGCCAGTGGGAATGCAATTTATCGGCCCTGCATTTAAGGAAGGAAGAATCCTGAATGCCGGCTATGCGTTGGAAAGTACCAATCCGATGCAAGGAAGAAAACCAGAAATACTGGAAAAAGCGTAA
- a CDS encoding carbon-nitrogen hydrolase family protein, with amino-acid sequence MSTCKVGVVQAGSIVMNKEKCINKAIKLIKEAGEQGANIIVFPEAYIPAYPRGMSFGAVVGSRSESGRNDFLRYAKNAITVPGPETNQLGAAVKKAGAYTVIGIIERDQQTSSGTLYCTAIFFGPDGRLLGKHRKLKPTGSERLIWGEGDGSTLPVFDTPYGKIGSLICWENYMPLARAAMYEKGIQIYIAPTADSRDTWFASMRHIAIEGRCFVLSCNQYSTKDMYEEDLIATEEMQKMPYEITRGGSCIVNPLGEFLVEPVFGKEEILYATLNLDDITRGHFDFDVVGHYDRKDVFQLVVNEEKQ; translated from the coding sequence ATGTCAACATGTAAAGTTGGTGTCGTTCAAGCAGGTTCAATCGTAATGAATAAAGAGAAATGTATCAACAAGGCAATAAAATTAATCAAAGAGGCTGGGGAACAAGGAGCCAATATTATTGTTTTTCCAGAAGCATATATTCCAGCGTATCCACGTGGGATGAGCTTTGGGGCAGTGGTTGGAAGTCGTTCGGAGAGTGGACGCAATGACTTTTTACGTTATGCAAAAAATGCCATAACAGTACCTGGTCCCGAAACAAATCAATTAGGTGCTGCGGTGAAAAAAGCAGGTGCTTATACTGTTATTGGCATCATTGAACGTGACCAACAAACAAGTAGTGGCACACTCTATTGCACAGCGATTTTCTTTGGTCCAGACGGAAGATTGCTGGGAAAACATCGAAAACTAAAACCAACGGGCAGTGAACGTCTTATTTGGGGTGAAGGGGATGGCAGTACGCTCCCTGTATTTGATACACCATATGGCAAAATTGGTTCCCTTATTTGTTGGGAAAACTATATGCCTCTAGCGCGTGCCGCTATGTATGAAAAGGGTATTCAGATTTATATTGCACCAACTGCTGATTCACGTGATACTTGGTTTGCTTCCATGCGGCATATTGCGATTGAGGGACGTTGCTTTGTTTTATCTTGCAATCAATATAGTACAAAGGATATGTATGAAGAAGATTTAATAGCAACAGAGGAAATGCAAAAAATGCCTTATGAAATTACTCGTGGTGGCAGTTGCATCGTAAATCCACTTGGAGAATTTTTAGTAGAGCCGGTATTTGGAAAAGAAGAAATACTATATGCTACTCTGAATTTAGACGACATCACACGTGGTCATTTTGATTTTGATGTAGTTGGACATTACGATCGAAAAGATGTGTTCCAATTAGTCGTAAATGAAGAAAAGCAATAG
- a CDS encoding VOC family protein, whose protein sequence is MEFKDFTAAQVRIARPTDKFEEIIDFYQNGLGLKQIQQFKGHRGYEGVIFGLPDVDYHLEFTRHIDGSPCPAPTKDNLLVFYITDKNEINKVSERLRKMGHTEVEPENEYWKEQGITIEDPDGWRIVLMNRSYIQ, encoded by the coding sequence TTGGAATTTAAAGATTTCACTGCAGCACAGGTAAGAATAGCTAGACCTACTGATAAATTTGAAGAAATTATTGATTTTTATCAAAATGGCTTGGGACTTAAACAAATTCAGCAATTTAAAGGACATAGGGGTTATGAAGGAGTCATATTTGGATTGCCAGATGTTGACTATCATTTAGAATTCACCCGCCATATTGATGGTAGTCCTTGCCCTGCCCCAACAAAGGATAATCTCTTAGTATTTTACATAACTGATAAAAATGAAATTAATAAAGTATCAGAACGGTTAAGGAAAATGGGGCATACAGAGGTTGAACCGGAGAATGAATACTGGAAGGAACAAGGGATTACAATAGAAGACCCTGACGGTTGGCGAATAGTATTAATGAATAGGTCTTATATCCAATAA
- a CDS encoding IS3 family transposase (programmed frameshift) codes for MKRKRYTPEFKSQIVLEILKEEKPMSQIASEHGIHVNQLHKWKTHFLQEMPQVFEKQNRDQEKIKADYEKQLENLYAEVGKLTTQLSWLKKKNLASTTTRRERMEMVEWEDAELPITQQAELLNLNRTSLYYKPVEPSPEEVAMKHRIDEIYTKFPYFGSRKIAEKLKAEGVNINRKRVQRHMREMGIQAVYPGPNLSKRNLQHRVYPYLLKGMNITRPNQVWSIDITYIQLQHSWMYLTAVIDWYSRYIISWELDQTLEMSFVLDTVKRALTIETPEIFNSDQGSHFTSPKYINLLKDHPSVQISMDSKGRALDNIMIERFWRSLKYEEVYLKDYGTPREARLNIRDYMGLYNCDRPHQSLGYKTPASIYFQ; via the exons ATGAAACGAAAAAGATACACCCCCGAATTCAAATCTCAAATCGTGTTGGAAATCTTGAAGGAAGAAAAACCAATGAGTCAGATTGCATCGGAACATGGTATACATGTGAACCAGCTGCATAAATGGAAAACGCACTTCCTGCAGGAAATGCCACAGGTGTTTGAGAAGCAAAACAGGGATCAGGAAAAAATCAAAGCAGATTATGAAAAACAGCTGGAAAACCTTTATGCAGAAGTTGGGAAATTGACCACGCAATTGTCGTGGCTCAA AAAAAAAAATCTGGCATCTACCACGACTAGACGGGAACGCATGGAGATGGTGGAATGGGAAGACGCTGAACTTCCCATCACCCAACAAGCCGAACTGTTGAACTTAAATCGTACCAGTCTTTATTACAAACCGGTTGAGCCTTCACCTGAAGAGGTAGCCATGAAACACCGGATTGATGAGATTTATACGAAATTTCCATATTTCGGATCACGCAAGATTGCTGAAAAATTAAAGGCTGAAGGAGTGAACATCAACCGCAAAAGAGTACAGCGTCACATGCGTGAAATGGGCATTCAAGCAGTTTATCCCGGTCCCAATTTAAGTAAGCGCAATCTGCAGCACCGTGTTTATCCATATCTGCTGAAAGGAATGAATATTACCCGTCCCAATCAAGTCTGGAGCATTGATATTACGTATATTCAATTACAGCATAGCTGGATGTATTTAACAGCTGTTATCGATTGGTATTCCCGTTATATTATCAGTTGGGAATTAGACCAGACACTTGAAATGAGCTTTGTATTGGATACTGTTAAGCGTGCATTAACCATAGAAACACCTGAGATATTCAATAGTGATCAGGGCAGTCACTTTACCAGTCCAAAGTATATTAATCTCTTAAAAGACCATCCATCCGTACAAATCAGTATGGACAGTAAAGGTCGCGCATTGGATAACATCATGATAGAACGTTTTTGGCGAAGCCTCAAGTATGAAGAAGTCTATTTAAAAGATTATGGCACGCCAAGAGAAGCAAGACTAAATATTCGCGACTATATGGGGCTTTATAACTGTGACCGCCCGCATCAGTCATTAGGTTATAAAACACCAGCATCCATTTATTTTCAGTAG
- a CDS encoding IS110 family transposase, protein MNPVIGLDVAKGESQVQAFLQRKSPYKKSFKFKHHLQGLHTFYQFYQEVEQVSGQPPAVIFESTGHYHEPVLQFLEDQAITYYVINPVISYEARKTSLRKVKTDKIDAFHLGELYYKEDLEVFQRKTEQYLNLRQLTRQHSALTDSYVEIKLQFQAALDQIFPEFHSVFSNLCGKLSLNTLLHYPTSADIEGVSQQALATEMRQVGARRSDTWFLDKAAQLQDAAARNPFQEPICRGHVLSLQMYIQMIFQYQEHLSKLRKEINALAKTFDDYALVQSVPGVGEKIAATIISEIGGIDLFERPKQLAAYAGLDPSVFESGKFKASINRITKRGSSRLRQALYTAVQCGIAKNRNKKLIAFYNRKRSEGKPHKVAVIACANKLIHWIHVMLKRQEAFVDQS, encoded by the coding sequence ATGAATCCTGTCATCGGCCTGGATGTCGCAAAAGGAGAAAGCCAGGTCCAAGCCTTTTTACAAAGGAAAAGCCCATATAAGAAAAGCTTTAAATTTAAACACCATTTACAAGGTCTTCATACTTTTTATCAGTTTTATCAGGAAGTGGAACAAGTATCCGGACAACCTCCGGCTGTCATCTTTGAATCCACCGGACACTATCATGAACCTGTGCTTCAATTTCTTGAGGATCAGGCTATAACGTATTATGTCATCAATCCGGTCATTTCCTATGAGGCTCGAAAAACAAGCCTCCGTAAGGTGAAAACAGACAAAATCGATGCCTTCCATCTGGGGGAGTTGTATTACAAAGAAGATCTGGAAGTGTTTCAAAGGAAAACCGAACAATACCTGAATCTGCGGCAATTAACCAGACAGCACAGCGCTTTAACGGACAGCTATGTTGAAATCAAACTTCAGTTTCAGGCTGCTTTGGATCAGATTTTCCCGGAGTTTCATAGCGTTTTTAGTAATCTTTGTGGCAAGTTGTCCCTGAACACTTTACTGCATTATCCGACTTCTGCGGATATTGAAGGGGTCTCTCAACAGGCATTGGCCACGGAGATGCGTCAAGTCGGAGCAAGACGTTCCGATACATGGTTTCTCGATAAAGCGGCTCAATTACAGGATGCGGCTGCCCGCAATCCCTTTCAAGAGCCAATCTGCCGTGGCCATGTCCTTAGCCTACAGATGTACATCCAGATGATTTTTCAATACCAGGAACATCTATCCAAATTACGGAAGGAAATCAATGCCTTGGCCAAGACTTTTGACGATTATGCGTTGGTTCAATCCGTTCCCGGAGTCGGAGAAAAGATTGCAGCAACAATTATCTCCGAAATCGGGGGAATCGATCTGTTTGAACGTCCTAAACAACTGGCCGCCTATGCGGGACTAGATCCAAGTGTTTTTGAGTCAGGCAAATTTAAAGCATCCATTAACCGTATCACGAAAAGAGGGTCATCAAGATTACGTCAGGCTCTTTATACGGCTGTGCAGTGCGGTATTGCCAAAAACCGAAACAAGAAACTTATAGCCTTTTATAATCGCAAAAGAAGCGAAGGCAAGCCACACAAGGTCGCTGTGATTGCCTGTGCTAATAAACTTATTCACTGGATCCATGTCATGTTAAAACGTCAAGAAGCCTTTGTAGACCAATCATGA
- a CDS encoding 2,3-butanediol dehydrogenase, with protein MKAAVWYGKKDLRVEEIELKQTKDTDVKVRVAWAGICGSDLHEYEEGPVFVPNEKEDPLTGEIAPLTMGHEFAGVIEEVGPKVTKYKVGDRVAINPTITYGNKSEDLDPYDGFSFIGLHGDGGFTKYANVPEDNVYLLPESLTLQDGALVEPTAVAVQAVKEGKLQFGDTVAVFGAGPIGLVTIIAAKAAGASKIIALDLSETRIEKAKELGATHVVNSSEQDAVTAIKEIVPDGVDVSFEVAGVAPTFKQAIDATRARGTMVIVSIFAREIEWNPIQLTNTGVKVTSTIAYTPTTFQQTVDLMGTGQLKPQGIITDQIQLDDIVENGFEALTNDKSQAKILVELSGEK; from the coding sequence ATGAAAGCTGCAGTCTGGTATGGAAAAAAAGACTTACGGGTAGAGGAAATAGAACTAAAACAAACGAAAGATACCGATGTTAAAGTAAGGGTAGCTTGGGCAGGTATTTGTGGCAGTGATTTACATGAGTATGAAGAGGGACCGGTGTTTGTACCAAATGAAAAAGAGGATCCGTTAACTGGAGAAATCGCTCCGCTAACCATGGGGCATGAATTTGCGGGTGTTATTGAAGAAGTAGGTCCAAAGGTGACAAAATATAAAGTTGGCGATAGAGTAGCAATTAATCCAACAATCACTTATGGAAATAAGTCGGAAGACCTTGATCCTTATGATGGTTTCAGCTTTATCGGCCTTCACGGTGACGGTGGTTTTACTAAATATGCAAATGTACCAGAAGATAACGTTTATCTACTTCCAGAATCTTTAACACTACAGGATGGAGCTTTAGTAGAACCAACTGCGGTTGCCGTACAAGCTGTAAAAGAAGGGAAACTGCAGTTTGGTGATACGGTAGCTGTATTTGGTGCAGGTCCAATTGGTTTAGTGACAATTATTGCAGCTAAAGCTGCTGGTGCCAGCAAGATTATTGCTTTAGATTTGTCGGAAACTAGAATTGAAAAAGCAAAAGAATTAGGAGCAACCCATGTCGTTAACTCTAGCGAACAAGATGCTGTTACAGCAATCAAGGAAATTGTTCCAGATGGAGTAGATGTTTCCTTTGAAGTTGCCGGAGTAGCACCAACATTTAAACAAGCAATTGATGCAACAAGGGCACGTGGAACAATGGTTATTGTTTCTATATTTGCTAGGGAGATTGAATGGAATCCAATACAGCTTACAAATACAGGTGTAAAAGTTACATCAACAATCGCATATACACCTACTACATTCCAACAAACTGTAGATTTAATGGGAACAGGACAATTAAAACCACAGGGAATTATTACAGACCAAATTCAATTGGATGATATTGTTGAAAATGGATTCGAAGCATTGACAAACGATAAATCACAAGCAAAAATATTAGTGGAATTAAGTGGTGAGAAATAA
- a CDS encoding LysR family transcriptional regulator gives MNLRDFEVFKTIVECGSFSKASEQLFIAQPSLSKTIQKLEKKLSVTLFERSNRIIRLTDEGQLVYEKAITMLQQMKELKKELEDINEHLNENIKGHLKVGLPQIIGTFFFPQVAKAFSKKYTEVTLEIVEEGGLNVEKLVEKGEVDVAFVVIPTQSKELEEQLIFEAPFVACLPKSHVLKEEQQITLAQLQQDDWILFDTTFALSQVVLESCRKENFVPNIAYSTTQWDLLMALVRDELGVAIIPSPLTEMCSQNLCVKEISSQYIPWKIGIVLKKNRYKTRALKAFLKIVSDVYK, from the coding sequence ATGAATTTACGAGACTTCGAGGTATTTAAAACAATTGTGGAATGTGGAAGCTTTTCAAAGGCAAGTGAGCAGCTATTTATCGCACAACCATCCCTATCTAAAACAATTCAAAAGCTAGAGAAAAAACTTAGCGTAACACTCTTTGAGCGTTCTAATCGGATTATTCGTTTAACCGATGAAGGTCAGCTTGTTTATGAAAAAGCGATTACAATGCTACAGCAAATGAAGGAGTTAAAAAAAGAGCTTGAAGATATAAATGAACATCTAAATGAAAATATAAAAGGGCATTTAAAAGTCGGGCTGCCGCAAATTATTGGTACCTTTTTCTTTCCACAAGTGGCGAAAGCTTTCTCAAAGAAGTATACAGAGGTTACACTTGAAATTGTCGAAGAAGGAGGTTTAAATGTAGAAAAGCTTGTTGAAAAGGGTGAAGTCGATGTAGCTTTTGTCGTGATACCAACCCAAAGCAAGGAACTAGAAGAACAGCTTATTTTTGAAGCACCGTTTGTTGCCTGTTTACCTAAAAGTCACGTTTTAAAAGAGGAACAGCAGATTACACTTGCACAACTGCAACAGGATGATTGGATATTGTTTGATACTACATTTGCCTTGAGCCAAGTGGTTTTAGAGAGTTGTCGTAAGGAGAATTTTGTGCCGAATATTGCATATAGTACAACGCAGTGGGATTTATTAATGGCATTAGTTCGTGATGAACTAGGAGTAGCTATTATTCCAAGTCCTTTAACCGAAATGTGCTCACAGAATCTTTGTGTCAAAGAAATCAGTAGTCAATATATCCCTTGGAAAATTGGCATCGTTTTAAAGAAAAATCGTTATAAAACACGTGCTTTGAAGGCTTTTTTGAAAATAGTGTCGGATGTATACAAATAA
- the arr gene encoding NAD(+)--rifampin ADP-ribosyltransferase, with product MSNSYEGALSDEGPFYHGTKADLRVGDLLTAGGDSNYKLDLKMNHIYFTANANGAGLAAALAKGEGRERVYIIEPIGEFENDPNVTDIKFPGNLTRSYRSQEPLRIIGEETEWTKLTTSERSEWREKLAKNNGEIIN from the coding sequence TTGTCAAATTCATATGAGGGTGCGCTTTCTGATGAAGGACCCTTTTATCATGGGACGAAGGCGGATTTGCGGGTTGGTGATTTACTGACAGCGGGTGGAGATTCAAATTACAAACTTGATCTTAAAATGAACCACATTTATTTTACTGCTAATGCCAATGGTGCAGGACTGGCAGCAGCATTAGCTAAAGGAGAAGGAAGAGAACGCGTTTATATAATAGAACCAATAGGAGAATTTGAAAACGACCCAAATGTTACTGACATAAAGTTCCCAGGTAACTTAACACGATCTTATCGTTCACAAGAACCTTTAAGAATTATTGGTGAGGAAACAGAGTGGACGAAACTGACAACTTCGGAGCGAAGTGAATGGCGCGAAAAATTAGCCAAAAACAATGGCGAAATTATTAACTGA
- a CDS encoding nucleoside hydrolase, with the protein MKKIILFADTGIDDTIALIYALKNPEIDLIGVVSGYGNIDRGKTYRNVEYLLEIANRTDIPVIAGATRPLSGEEPVFFPEIHGVEGLGPIEPPIPEERYADRTNFSKLFNLIKNNRNELIIVNVGRCTSLAIAHYLSPEVMEDVKETYVMGGAFIEPGNATEVAEANFYGDPIAANYICQNVVNLTIIPLNVTRDALLTPNVVNLIDIRSDSPLEEIIKPILDFYYEVYQQLEPGIPGTPQHDLAALMAVLDISGLYEYKKREVKVAHKGNFSYGKSIADFRPGSSNCFGPKCTRIALEINQDIFVTSVFETLTNHR; encoded by the coding sequence ATGAAAAAAATAATCTTATTTGCCGATACAGGTATAGACGATACGATCGCGTTAATATACGCGTTGAAAAATCCCGAAATAGATCTAATTGGAGTGGTCAGTGGCTACGGTAACATCGATCGGGGTAAAACCTATAGGAATGTCGAGTACTTGTTAGAAATAGCAAACCGTACAGATATTCCTGTAATTGCTGGTGCTACCCGTCCCCTGAGTGGTGAAGAGCCTGTCTTTTTTCCTGAAATTCATGGTGTAGAAGGACTAGGACCAATTGAACCTCCAATTCCAGAAGAACGTTATGCAGATCGGACGAATTTCAGTAAACTGTTCAATTTAATCAAGAATAACCGTAATGAGTTAATTATCGTTAATGTAGGACGTTGCACATCTCTGGCTATAGCCCATTATTTAAGTCCTGAAGTGATGGAAGATGTTAAAGAAACCTATGTGATGGGCGGAGCATTTATTGAACCTGGCAATGCGACCGAAGTAGCGGAAGCGAACTTTTACGGCGATCCGATTGCAGCTAACTACATTTGTCAAAATGTAGTTAATCTGACGATTATACCTTTAAATGTGACAAGGGATGCCTTATTAACTCCTAATGTTGTCAATCTCATCGACATTCGTTCAGATTCACCTCTTGAAGAAATAATCAAACCAATCTTAGATTTCTATTATGAGGTCTATCAACAACTAGAGCCAGGTATTCCAGGAACACCACAACACGATTTGGCAGCTTTAATGGCAGTTCTTGATATCAGCGGGTTGTATGAGTACAAAAAACGAGAGGTTAAGGTTGCACATAAAGGTAACTTTTCATACGGTAAAAGTATCGCTGACTTCCGACCAGGGTCGAGTAATTGTTTTGGACCAAAATGTACACGTATTGCCTTGGAAATTAATCAAGATATCTTTGTAACGAGCGTCTTCGAAACCTTAACGAATCATAGATGA
- a CDS encoding VOC family protein, translating into MSKGLLHHIEIYVSDLKRSLDFWSWYLEELGYRSFQEWESGQSWKIGDTYIVFVQTEERFLDVPYHRSGVGLNHLAFHADSRQHVDDMTKKLKDRGMNILYENQHPFAGGEDHYAVYFEDPDRIKVELVAP; encoded by the coding sequence TTGTCAAAGGGATTACTACACCATATTGAGATATATGTATCCGATTTAAAAAGGTCGCTTGACTTTTGGAGTTGGTATCTCGAAGAATTGGGGTACAGATCTTTTCAAGAATGGGAAAGTGGACAAAGTTGGAAAATAGGAGATACTTACATCGTTTTTGTTCAAACAGAGGAACGGTTTCTGGATGTTCCATATCATAGAAGCGGAGTAGGTCTAAATCATTTAGCGTTTCACGCAGACTCACGCCAACACGTTGATGATATGACAAAGAAATTAAAAGATAGAGGAATGAATATTCTTTATGAGAATCAGCATCCATTCGCTGGCGGGGAAGACCACTATGCTGTTTACTTCGAAGATCCAGACAGAATTAAAGTGGAACTTGTAGCACCTTAA